In a single window of the bacterium (Candidatus Blackallbacteria) CG13_big_fil_rev_8_21_14_2_50_49_14 genome:
- a CDS encoding MATE family efflux transporter: MVSARNILCHNDCLPMNIQTEIKATLKLSLPMAASQLAQFSLHMIDTLMCGQLGSLALAGAGLGSTLFAMLWLPASGILSAVSPLCAHGYGAQDHESIQKTVHQALLFALCLALPLFLLLSYGPVILTWLGQPKTLTLQAGQYLQAVRWGILPAMGVTVLRGLMESLGRPRPALLISISGIFINIFANWTLMFGNFGFPALGIAGTGWATTCVNLWLFFCLLIWILRDPKLSPYLRLSPFFKIEKKILSELLKIGLPMGGGILTEVWLFTGTTFLMGHFGSIALAAHQIALNIASASFMIALGVANASTVRVAQAMGRGQTAKAQEAGWIGIMLGMFFMGGVGLLLWNAPHLLIGLYIKTNLPANQALLLLSISLLKIAALFQLFDALQVTSQGALRGMKDTRIPMWIGFFCYGGIGLGSALFFAHVLHWREKGLWAGLTLGLLTAGLTLSLRFQSHFRSLKT; this comes from the coding sequence ATGGTTTCAGCCAGAAATATCCTGTGCCACAATGACTGCCTCCCTATGAATATTCAAACAGAAATCAAAGCCACTCTCAAACTCTCGCTTCCAATGGCCGCCAGTCAATTGGCGCAGTTCTCCCTGCATATGATTGATACCCTGATGTGTGGTCAATTGGGCAGTCTGGCCTTGGCCGGTGCAGGTCTGGGCTCTACCCTCTTTGCTATGCTCTGGCTGCCCGCCTCAGGCATTCTCAGCGCCGTCTCTCCCCTGTGTGCGCATGGCTATGGCGCTCAAGATCATGAAAGTATTCAAAAAACAGTTCACCAGGCTCTCCTCTTTGCCTTGTGTTTAGCCTTGCCCCTGTTTCTATTGCTCAGTTATGGGCCTGTTATTTTGACCTGGCTGGGCCAGCCCAAAACACTCACCCTGCAGGCGGGTCAATATCTACAAGCCGTAAGATGGGGCATTTTGCCCGCCATGGGCGTCACCGTTCTCAGAGGACTGATGGAAAGCCTTGGACGCCCCCGTCCTGCACTTCTCATTTCTATTTCAGGTATTTTTATCAATATTTTTGCGAACTGGACCTTGATGTTTGGTAATTTTGGTTTTCCAGCATTGGGTATCGCGGGTACAGGCTGGGCCACAACCTGTGTCAATCTCTGGCTTTTTTTCTGTTTGCTGATTTGGATTTTACGTGATCCCAAACTTTCTCCTTATCTGCGCCTGTCTCCCTTTTTTAAAATTGAAAAAAAGATCTTGAGCGAATTATTGAAAATTGGCCTGCCGATGGGGGGAGGCATCTTAACAGAGGTCTGGTTGTTCACGGGCACGACCTTTTTAATGGGGCACTTTGGCAGCATTGCATTGGCAGCACATCAAATAGCGTTAAATATCGCCTCTGCCAGTTTTATGATCGCCTTGGGGGTAGCAAATGCCTCGACCGTCAGAGTTGCGCAGGCTATGGGCAGAGGCCAGACCGCAAAAGCTCAGGAAGCAGGTTGGATCGGCATTATGCTGGGAATGTTCTTTATGGGAGGAGTCGGTCTCTTGCTCTGGAATGCCCCCCACCTGCTGATCGGTTTGTATATCAAAACCAACTTGCCAGCCAACCAAGCGCTGCTGCTGCTTTCCATTTCACTTTTAAAAATAGCGGCTTTGTTCCAACTTTTTGATGCCTTGCAGGTCACCTCCCAAGGCGCACTCAGAGGCATGAAAGATACCCGTATTCCCATGTGGATTGGTTTTTTCTGCTATGGGGGTATCGGGCTGGGCAGTGCGCTTTTCTTTGCCCATGTGCTCCACTGGCGGGAGAAAGGATTGTGGGCAGGCTTAACCCTGGGACTGCTCACAGCGGGTCTGACACTTTCTCTGCGTTTTCAATCACATTTTCGCTCTCTAAAAACTTAA
- the pap gene encoding polyphosphate:AMP phosphotransferase, whose translation MFESAEIGHVILKSEYEQTLPELRQDLLNLQQELRERKSFPVVILIGGVDGAGKSETVKVLNEWMDPRFIETRAMGAPTEEELAHPPMWRFWNVLPPKGKISIFFGSWYTSPIIDRVYDLSSKAELDQAMERVVRFERMLFDEGALVLKFWFHLSKEQQKERLKRLKNDPDTRWRVTQEEEAHFKNYDKFRKVSERALRLSSRAEAPWIIVEGMDPRFRYLTVAKTILTSIQQRLAQEDLPSHPAFPALQPPIDQKFLLQSLDFAKTISKKEYEKKLEKYQRSLNLMVRSARFKKQAAILVFEGSDAAGKGGAIRRISGALDPRSYQIVPIAAPTQEEREKPYLWRFWRHIQRRGTFTIFDRSWYGRVLVERVEGFCSEYDWQRAYSEINDFEEQLTQGGASVIKFWLSISKEEQLKRFQEREKTVYKRFKITDEDWRNREKWEDYEIAVSDMIDRTSTELAPWTIVEANDKYFARIKVLETICERLELALS comes from the coding sequence ATGTTTGAATCTGCAGAAATTGGACATGTGATTTTAAAATCTGAATATGAACAAACCCTGCCTGAACTGCGCCAGGATCTTTTGAATCTGCAGCAGGAACTGCGGGAGAGAAAGTCTTTTCCTGTGGTGATCTTGATTGGTGGGGTAGATGGGGCTGGTAAAAGTGAAACGGTAAAGGTTCTGAATGAATGGATGGACCCCCGTTTTATTGAAACCCGTGCCATGGGAGCTCCAACTGAAGAAGAATTGGCGCATCCGCCGATGTGGCGTTTTTGGAATGTTTTACCCCCCAAAGGAAAGATTTCGATCTTCTTTGGTTCATGGTATACCAGTCCGATTATTGATCGGGTTTATGATCTCAGTTCAAAAGCCGAATTGGATCAGGCCATGGAACGTGTGGTTCGGTTTGAACGTATGTTGTTTGATGAAGGGGCTTTGGTCTTAAAATTCTGGTTTCATCTTTCAAAAGAGCAGCAGAAAGAGCGTCTGAAACGCTTGAAAAATGATCCCGATACCCGTTGGCGGGTTACCCAGGAAGAGGAAGCCCATTTTAAAAACTATGATAAATTCCGCAAAGTTTCTGAACGTGCCCTGCGTTTGAGTTCACGTGCAGAAGCACCTTGGATTATTGTCGAAGGGATGGATCCGCGTTTTCGCTATTTAACTGTGGCAAAAACGATTCTCACCAGTATTCAGCAGCGTCTGGCCCAGGAAGATCTGCCCTCACATCCTGCTTTTCCTGCCTTGCAACCGCCGATAGATCAAAAGTTTTTATTGCAATCTCTGGATTTTGCAAAGACGATTTCAAAAAAAGAATATGAGAAAAAACTTGAAAAATACCAACGCAGCTTAAATTTAATGGTGAGAAGTGCCCGTTTTAAAAAACAGGCAGCGATTTTGGTCTTTGAAGGTTCCGATGCGGCAGGCAAAGGTGGAGCCATCCGGAGAATTTCTGGGGCTTTGGATCCCCGCAGTTATCAGATTGTTCCGATTGCGGCTCCAACCCAGGAAGAGCGAGAAAAACCCTATCTCTGGCGTTTTTGGCGCCATATTCAACGGCGTGGGACGTTTACTATTTTTGACCGCTCCTGGTATGGACGTGTGCTGGTGGAACGTGTTGAGGGGTTTTGCAGTGAATATGACTGGCAGCGTGCCTATTCTGAGATCAATGATTTTGAAGAACAGCTGACACAGGGGGGGGCCTCTGTGATTAAGTTTTGGCTGAGTATTTCCAAGGAAGAGCAGTTGAAACGTTTTCAAGAACGCGAAAAAACAGTCTACAAACGCTTTAAAATCACAGATGAGGATTGGCGCAACCGTGAAAAATGGGAAGACTATGAAATCGCTGTCTCAGATATGATTGATCGCACCAGCACAGAACTTGCGCCTTGGACGATTGTTGAAGCGAATGATAAGTATTTTGCCCGTATCAAGGTTTTAGAAACGATTTGTGAACGCTTGGAACTGGCCTTAAGTTAA
- a CDS encoding alpha-amylase, producing the protein MYPHWSHNAFFYHIYPLGMCGAPHHNSDHSAPVPRLELLHAWIPHLVSLGVNAICLGPVFESTSHGYDTRDYYHLDRRLGTHETLAHLVKAFHRAGIRVILDAVFNHTGREFWAFQDLRRNGQNSAYLRWYRHVRFGKRSKKGDPFTYQGWKGHHDLAKLNVRNPAVREHLFGALAQWVDRYEIDGLRLDAADCLDFSFMKRLRKFSHQLSSDFWLMGEVVMGNYRDWVNPQMLDSVTNFEFYHSLHTSHNAKDYHILAHTLERQFGQQGVYRHLPLLNFVDNHDVNRIASLLKEERNLYPLHILLMTLPGVPTLYYGSEWGLEGKRHKWSDKALRPYLPSPELGWQSKHKDLALSLQKLAKIYHQSDALKHGQYQTLQVHAKELAFLRQSPSEHILVAVNASGKNSKLEIPLHHGKGIWEDLLNPGEYFEAKHGRLKISPLYPYWGRILRHRLT; encoded by the coding sequence ATTTATCCCCACTGGTCCCACAATGCTTTTTTCTACCATATTTACCCCCTGGGAATGTGTGGCGCACCCCATCACAATAGCGACCACAGTGCTCCTGTTCCTCGTCTTGAGCTATTACATGCCTGGATTCCGCATTTGGTTTCTTTGGGTGTCAATGCCATCTGTCTGGGCCCCGTTTTTGAATCCACGTCTCATGGTTACGATACCCGCGATTATTACCATCTTGATCGCAGACTCGGCACCCACGAAACCTTGGCTCATTTGGTCAAAGCCTTTCACCGTGCCGGTATCCGTGTCATTTTAGATGCTGTTTTTAACCATACAGGTCGTGAATTTTGGGCCTTTCAGGATCTGCGCAGGAATGGACAGAATTCAGCTTATCTGCGCTGGTACCGTCACGTGCGCTTTGGCAAACGCAGTAAAAAGGGAGACCCTTTTACCTACCAGGGCTGGAAAGGCCACCATGACCTAGCCAAACTCAATGTGCGCAACCCTGCGGTTCGCGAACACCTCTTCGGTGCCTTGGCACAATGGGTAGATCGTTATGAAATAGACGGATTGCGTTTAGATGCAGCAGATTGCCTGGATTTTAGCTTCATGAAACGCTTGCGTAAATTCTCGCATCAACTCTCCTCTGATTTTTGGTTAATGGGAGAGGTCGTGATGGGGAATTACAGAGATTGGGTCAATCCCCAGATGCTCGATTCTGTTACCAATTTTGAGTTCTATCACAGCTTGCACACCAGTCACAATGCCAAGGACTACCATATTCTGGCGCATACGCTGGAGCGACAATTTGGTCAGCAGGGGGTCTACCGACATTTGCCCCTTTTAAACTTTGTCGATAACCATGATGTCAATCGCATTGCAAGCCTGCTCAAAGAAGAGCGGAATCTCTATCCTTTGCATATCCTGCTCATGACCCTGCCAGGCGTGCCCACTCTCTACTATGGCAGTGAATGGGGGCTGGAAGGCAAACGGCATAAGTGGTCAGATAAAGCGCTTCGCCCGTATCTGCCCTCTCCCGAATTGGGCTGGCAGAGCAAACACAAAGATCTGGCATTGAGTCTGCAAAAACTTGCAAAAATTTATCATCAGTCTGATGCGCTTAAACACGGGCAATACCAAACCCTGCAAGTGCACGCCAAAGAACTGGCTTTTCTAAGACAAAGCCCTTCTGAACACATTCTGGTCGCAGTCAATGCCTCAGGCAAAAACAGCAAACTCGAAATTCCACTGCATCACGGCAAGGGTATCTGGGAGGACTTACTCAATCCAGGTGAATATTTTGAAGCAAAGCATGGGCGTTTAAAAATCAGTCCACTGTATCCGTACTGGGGAAGAATTTTGAGACACCGCTTAACTTAA
- a CDS encoding NADPH-dependent 7-cyano-7-deazaguanine reductase QueF, which yields MSKKLKKQDLKILGKTTEYPQRPEDAVLETFPNPAPDRDYLISLDCPEFTTLCPITGQPDFATIEIHYVPNQKCVESKALKLYLFSFRNIGSFHEAVTNRILDDLVKAMEPRWIQVKGNFKARGGIAINVRVEKGQNPL from the coding sequence ATGAGTAAAAAATTAAAAAAGCAAGATTTAAAAATTTTGGGCAAAACGACGGAATACCCTCAACGCCCAGAAGATGCTGTTTTGGAAACCTTTCCAAACCCAGCGCCTGATCGGGATTATCTGATTTCATTGGATTGCCCCGAATTTACCACCTTGTGTCCGATTACCGGACAGCCCGATTTCGCCACAATCGAAATTCACTACGTTCCCAACCAAAAATGCGTTGAATCCAAAGCCTTGAAACTGTATCTATTTTCATTCCGCAATATTGGCAGTTTTCATGAAGCCGTGACCAACCGCATTTTAGATGACCTGGTCAAGGCCATGGAACCACGTTGGATACAGGTCAAGGGCAACTTTAAAGCCCGGGGGGGCATTGCCATCAATGTGCGGGTTGAAAAGGGACAAAACCCGCTGTAG